One Bacteroidota bacterium genomic window carries:
- a CDS encoding thymidine phosphorylase has translation MSAVEIIRKKRDGQKLSRQEMELLIKGYVVGKIPDYQMSSFLMAVYFNKMDFDETAVFTDIMLNSGIVVDLSSIPGIKVDKHSTGGIGDKVSIILAPMVAACGVPVPMISGRGLGHTGGTLDKLESIPGFRTNLTLEEYKSVIADIGLVMIGQTNEIAPADKKMYALRDVTGTVECIPLIAGSIMSKKLAEGIDSLVLDIKTGRGAFMQTKEAAIDLAKTLIAIGNNFGKTTIGFLTDMSQPLGYAVGNWLEVVECVECMRGKNVPDLMEVTYTLSGAMVMLGSKAKTIEEGVAKCKETIENGKAYQKFLEMVERQGGDKSFIEDLTKYPKSKFSFEVKSNSAGYIENIDALEVGFVGIMIGAGRMKVDDVIDMKSGILFNKKVGDKVSPNETLAVVFADDKTKLDAAVQRLQASITIGKNIPILPPLIHALIDEKGVKEWKG, from the coding sequence ATGAGTGCCGTAGAAATAATCAGAAAAAAACGCGACGGACAGAAATTATCCCGCCAGGAAATGGAACTATTAATCAAGGGATATGTCGTAGGCAAAATTCCCGACTACCAAATGTCTTCTTTTTTGATGGCTGTTTATTTTAACAAAATGGATTTCGACGAGACTGCCGTATTCACAGACATTATGTTGAATTCTGGAATTGTCGTCGACCTATCTTCTATTCCAGGAATAAAAGTCGATAAACACTCGACAGGCGGGATTGGCGATAAAGTCTCGATTATACTCGCCCCGATGGTTGCAGCTTGCGGTGTGCCTGTTCCGATGATTTCGGGTCGCGGACTCGGACATACAGGCGGAACATTAGACAAATTAGAATCTATCCCCGGATTTCGGACAAACTTAACTCTTGAAGAATACAAATCAGTCATCGCCGACATCGGACTTGTCATGATCGGTCAAACGAATGAGATTGCACCAGCTGATAAAAAAATGTACGCCCTGCGTGATGTAACCGGAACAGTCGAATGCATACCTCTGATCGCCGGAAGTATAATGAGTAAAAAATTAGCCGAGGGAATTGATTCACTTGTACTCGATATTAAAACCGGACGCGGCGCCTTTATGCAAACCAAAGAAGCTGCAATAGACCTTGCAAAAACTTTGATTGCTATTGGAAATAATTTCGGTAAAACGACAATTGGATTTCTAACGGACATGTCTCAGCCTCTCGGTTATGCTGTGGGTAACTGGCTCGAAGTCGTGGAGTGTGTGGAATGTATGCGCGGCAAAAATGTTCCTGATTTGATGGAAGTTACTTACACACTCAGCGGTGCGATGGTTATGTTAGGCAGTAAAGCAAAAACAATTGAAGAAGGTGTCGCAAAATGCAAAGAAACAATTGAAAACGGAAAAGCATATCAGAAATTTCTGGAGATGGTCGAACGGCAAGGCGGCGATAAATCGTTCATTGAGGATCTAACAAAATATCCCAAGAGCAAATTTTCCTTTGAAGTAAAAAGCAATTCCGCCGGATACATAGAAAACATTGATGCACTCGAAGTCGGTTTTGTGGGAATTATGATTGGCGCAGGCAGAATGAAAGTGGATGATGTTATAGATATGAAATCCGGAATTTTATTCAATAAAAAAGTTGGCGATAAAGTTTCTCCTAACGAAACACTCGCTGTCGTTTTTGCAGATGATAAAACAAAACTCGACGCTGCTGTACAACGCTTACAAGCCAGTATCACGATAGGAAAGAATATTCCAATCCTGCCGCCCTTGATTCACGCATTGATAGATGAAAAAGGTGTTAAGGAGTGGAAAGGGTAA
- a CDS encoding NUDIX hydrolase, producing the protein MNLKLLKRKVIYSGKVFNTIVDDVEYDSGNRSIREVAEHPGGAVIFAIFPDNKVLLIKQHRYPINKFIYELPAGKLDPGEDPLDCAKRELEEETGYKAKKWKKLTAIFTTPGFCSEQLHIFLAQNLHLSTNGRNLEEGELTMTVEILPLQKTVEMIENQEIVDAKSICGIMIGKMVVEKFLILQKKSLNL; encoded by the coding sequence ATGAACCTAAAACTTCTTAAAAGAAAAGTAATTTATAGCGGAAAAGTATTCAACACAATCGTGGACGATGTTGAATATGATTCCGGAAATCGTTCGATACGGGAAGTGGCAGAACATCCTGGTGGTGCAGTAATTTTTGCAATCTTTCCGGATAATAAAGTTTTGTTAATCAAGCAGCATCGATACCCGATAAACAAATTCATTTACGAACTCCCTGCTGGAAAATTAGACCCCGGCGAAGACCCGCTCGATTGTGCAAAGCGCGAGTTAGAAGAAGAAACCGGATACAAAGCAAAGAAATGGAAAAAACTGACGGCAATTTTTACCACTCCCGGTTTTTGCAGCGAACAACTTCACATCTTTCTTGCTCAAAATTTACATCTATCAACAAATGGAAGAAATTTAGAAGAAGGCGAACTTACAATGACCGTTGAAATTCTTCCACTCCAAAAAACCGTAGAAATGATTGAGAATCAAGAAATAGTTGATGCGAAATCTATTTGTGGGATAATGATTGGGAAAATGGTTGTTGAAAAATTTTTAATTCTCCAAAAGAAATCATTAAATTTATAG